The Terriglobus roseus sequence ACGGCCGTGGGGATTCGCCTCGATCGGCATGCCGCGTTGCATATCTGTCTCGTCGCCGTGCGGCCCTGAGACGCGCGTCGCTTCAAAGTTCAGCACGCGCCACTGTCCACCCTGAGTGCGGGCATAGACCTTGGTGTAGCGGTAGATTCCGTCAATCACGTGGCCGTCCAACTGGCCGGTGACGCGGGCCTGAGAGATCACAACGGCGGACATGGGCTGCACGCGAACCTTAGTATCCATCAGATCGATGCGCGAGAACTGGTTCGCATGGGATCCCAGGCGACGCAGATACTGCTCCTTATCGCTGAGCGTGCCATTCGCGGAGATCGCCAGGAAGTCGTCTCCCATCAGCTTTTCCAGCAAAGCGGTATCGGACTTCAGAAGGGCCTGCCGCCAGTTCTCTTCAAGACTTTCAATCTCGCGCGATTCCATGCGCTTGTTTTCTTTCTTGAGCTTGACGGTCTTTTCGGCGTATGCAGAACATACGGCGCCTGACACCAGACACAGGACCACTGTCGCCGCCAGAGCGCGGGCGATGCGTGCCGGGATGGAGAGCCGCAGGTCCATCGCGTAGGGCATCCTATTCTCAGGATTCATGCTTCGTCAAAACGGTTGCATGATCCGCACAGGACAAGGCACGTCTCGATGCGCCGGGAGACTGGCATCTCATACAGCACCAGTGTCCTCATCTTCGCGCACAAACCTTGATCTGTGGTCGTTTCTTTTCTAGACGATTTCCTGCAGCGTCTCTAGAGTGCGTTCGCGCAACTTGCGGTAGAGCCCGTTGGTGGCCCACTGCTCGAAATGCGGTGAGCTGCGGTGCGCCTCCAGCGCCTCTGCGTCGCGGTACTGCTCGTAGATCAAGACAGTGTCTGGATCGTTTTCAAGGGTGTGGGCCACATAGTTCGCGCAGCCGGGCTCCTGCCGCGAGGCAGCCCCCAGATTCTGCAGGATCGAGCGGATCTCCGCGCGATCCTCTTTGGCGAAACGCATACGAACCGTAAACGAGATCACGCGGATACTCCTGCATTGGTTGCGATGTCGAAATCCGGCACGGCAAAGGTTTCGTTACGGTCGGGCCCGGTGCTCACCATACCGATACGTGCGCCGCTATTGTCTTCCAGGAAGCGCAGGTACTTCTGCGCGTTAGCCGGCAGAGCCTCCATGCTCTTGGCGCCAACAGTCGACGTCTGCCAACCAGGCAGGTTGGTATACACCGGCTCAATCCGGTCAAACTGACGGATGTCTGCCGGGATGACATCGGTCTCGACACCGTCGATCCTGTAGTGCGTGCAGACCGGAATCTCGGCCAGCGAATCCAGCACGTCAAGCTTGGTGACAACCAGCCATTCCGTGCCGTTGATCATGTTCGAGTAGCGGAGCAGCGGCAGATCGAGCCAACCACACCGGCGCGGCCGGCCAGTGGTCGCACCGTACTCCTGCCCGCGGGCGCGCAGTTCGTCGCCGGCTGCAGTGAAATCTTCCGTTGGGAATGGGCCTTCGCCTACGCGCGTGACATACGCCTTCGTAACGCCGATGACGGTGCCGATCGTGGTCGGACCAACGCCCGTGCCAATCACCGCGCCACCCGCCGTTGCAGACGAGGACGTGACGAACGGATAGGTGCCATGGTCGATGTCCAGTAAGGCGCCCTGTGCGCCTTCAAACATGACGGACTCGCCATTCTTGATGGCCTTGTTCAGCAGCACGGCAGTATCGGTAACGTAAGGAGCAATCTGTTCGGCGAAGCGAGCATACTCCTCGTAAATCTTCACGGGATTCAGAGGCTCCGTGCCGAACAGCGCATGGGCAATCTGATTCTTCTCATTGCACGCGTTCGTGATGTGGGTACGCAGCAGCTGCGTATTCAGCAGGTCAACGATGCGAAGACCGTTGCGGTGCATCTTGTCTTCGTAGGCGGGGCCGATGCCGCGTGAGGTGGTGCCGATCTTCGTACGGCCTGGGGCGTTCTCTGCCGCCAGTTCGATCATGCGGTGGTACGGCAGGATGACCTGCGCACGGTTTGAGACAAAGAGCTGTCCATCGACCGGCAGGCCCTGATCCTTCAACATGCGGATTTCCGTCAGCAGAGCCGCTGGATCCACCACAACGCCATTGCCGATGATGCCCAGGCAGCCCGGCCGAAGAACACCGCACGGGATCAGGTGCAACACGAACTTCTTACCATCGATGATGACGGTATGGCCGGCATTATGGCCGCCCGCATAGCGCGCCACTACCTTATACCGCTCACTCAGGACATCAACAATCTTGCCCTTACCCTCATCGCCCCACTGCGCGCCAAGCACAACAGCTGTTTTTTTCATGGTCATAACTTTCCCAAATCTCCGCAGGCGCACAAGGGTCGCGGCGCGCGGGCCGCGAAGCAAAGTCGCAATTGTCTTGGACGCAAAGCAGGTAGGCGAACGAGATCGTACGTCTTCCCAAACAATTTTACCCCGGCCCGGCAGCGATGGCACCACGGAAGCCGAACTGCCTTTGGCGCAACGAAAAGAGAGCCGGGGACACTTGCCCCGGCTCTCCTGATTCTGCGAACCGACTACATGCGGCCGGCGAACTCGCGACCTTCAGTTGCGATCTTGATCTTGTCGCCTTCCTTCACGAAGGACGGCACACGCATGACGAGGCCCGTCTCCATGGTGGCTGGCTTGCTGGTGGTGCCGGTGGCGGTATCGCCCTTAAAGCCCGGTTCTGTCTCCTTGACGGTCAGTTCCACGTGCATGGGAAGCTGCAGACCGATGGGATTGCCCTCAAACTTTTCGATCTGGACGGCAGTTCCTTCCAGTAGGAATTCCAGTGCATCGCCCAACATTTCGTTACTCAATTGAAGCGTCTCAAAACTCGTCTGATCCAGGAAGTAAGCGCCGTCTCCATCGCTGTAAAGGTACGTCGCTTCAACGTCTTCCAGGTCAGGTTCCTTAAACTTGTCATCCGCCTTGAAGGTCTTGTCAAAGACTGCGCGCGTCAGCAGGTTGCGCATCTTCAGGCGTACCAGGGTCTGTCCGCCGCGCGCTGTCGGCGTGCTGATTTCCTTGTCCAGGCAGTGGTAGGGCACGCCCTCAAGTTCGAAGTACATCTTGCGCTTGACGTCGATCGCGTCGATCAGTGAGGCCATGGGTGCTGCTCCCTTTTGCGGTAAAAACCTCACACCAGCATAGCGGAAGCTCCCGCCGCTGGCGCGCATCCAATCCTAGCGATGCCGGAACTCCCTGAAGTCGAAACCGTAGCCAATGGTGTCCACGAGCGTGTGCATGGCGCTCGCATTGATGCCGTCACCATCGGTCCACACAAAGAGCCGCTGAAGTCCACGCCCGCGCACATCGAAGAGACGCTCACGGGAGCACGCATCGAACGAGTCAGGCGCGTCGGCAAAACCATCGTGATGGATGTCGCGCAGCGCAACTGCAAACCCGCGCAGATGACCGTGCACCTTGGCATGACAGGCAGACTCCTCGTAAGCAAACGGGACGTGCCCATGCCGCCGCACACGCACGTTACGCTGCATCTGCACGATGGCCGCGATGTACGCTTCGTCGATCCGCGCCGCTTCGGCCGCGTCGGCATTGTGGACGATGGCACCGCGTATGAAGGACCCGGGAAGGAGCCGCTGACCGTCTCGCTCGACGACTTCGTCGCACTCTTCAAAGGCCGCAAGACACCGATCAAGTCTGCCCTGCTAAATCAGTCGCTGCTGCATGGTGTCGGCAACATCTACGCGGACGAGAGTCTCTTCCGGGCCGGCATTCGGCCCAAGCGCCACGCAGGCCGCCTTACCCGCGCCGAACTCACCAAGCTCCACGCGGCATTGAAGACAGTGCTGAAACACGCGATCCAATTGGGCGGATCCTCCGTCAGCGACTATGTGGACGCCGACGGTGTGCGCGGCTTCTTTCAACTGGAACACCGCGTCTACAGCCGCACCGGCGAACCCTGCAAAGACTGTGGCGTACCCATTGAGAAGATCGTGCTAGGAGGCAGGTCAACACATTTCTGCAAGAACTGCCAGAAGTAGACATCACCTTGTGAACTCAGTAGAGAACGGCTTCAGCCGCCAAGATGAAGGATCAGGCCCCGGAACGGGCAGCAGATCATGCGCACCAGGCAAACATACGAATCCCCGCGACACCCGCGGCTCCCGAATCCACGCAAGCCTGAGCATTTGAGTCGTCCACGCCCCCCAGCGCGAAGACCGGCATGCCTTCTGCCGCAGCGCAGGCTTCGCGCAGCAGATCGAGCCCAACGCCCTCGCTCACCAGTTCGCCTGCAACACGCTTCTCGAAGACAGGCCCAAACAGGATCAGGTCCGCAAACTCCGCGGCACGCCGGACATCGGCAATGGTGTGGCACGAGGCGCTGACGATCAGGCCACGCATTGTTTGCAGGTTCTGCGAGAAGGTCGTGGACGACAAGTGAACGCCATCGGCGCCTGCCCACTGCGCCAGTGCAGCCGTGCCGTTCAGCAGCAGTTTGGTCGATCCGCCCGCGGCTGTTAACGCAGCGCGTATTGTCTTGACCAGCGCGACGGTCTCACTCTCGGAGAGGTCTTTTTCGCGCAGTTGCAGATACTCCACGCCGTCGCGTGCCAAAGTCGCGGCCTGTGTCGCTAACGCCTCGCGGCGTCCCTGTTCATCACCCGGAAACATGCTCCGGTCTGTAATCGCATATCGCAGCATCGTTCTTCCACGATACTTGCGAAAGCATGCGCCATGCTCGCGACCGCTGCAAAGAGAAGGAGCCAAAGCGGTTTGCCGTGCATCCCACACAAGACGGATCTACGGAGAAACGATGAGCCCCATGCAGGAACAGCAGCATCCCGCGCCGCGGAGCTATGAGCGGGAACAGCAGGCACAGGACACGCAGGCAAACGAAAATCGTGCGGGCACCTCTGCAAAAGATCTTGAGATCTCTTTCTGCAATCACATGATCCACACCGTGGGTAAGCCGCTGGAGGCAGCGTCCACACTGGACCAGTACCACGCATTGTCAGCCGTAGTGCGCGATCGCCTGATGGACCAATGGCTTGAGACGATCGAGACCTACCGCGCGAATGACGTCCGCGTGGTCAGCTATCTGTCGGCGGAGTACCTGCTTGGGCCACATCTTGAAAATGATCTGTTGAACCTCGAACTGACGGCACAGGCCGAGGAAGCCTTGAGAAACCTCGGGCTCGACCTGAAGACCATTGCTGCGGAGGAGCCCGAACCGGGTCTCGGCAATGGCGGCCTGGGTCGGCTGGCCGCGTGTTTTCTTGACTCGCTCTCTACGCTCGATATGCCCGTGGTCGGCTATGGTTTGCGTTATGAATTCGGTATCTTCCGGCAGGAGATTCAGGACGGCTGGCAGGTCGAGAAATCCGACAAATGGCTGCAATATGGCAATCCGTGGGAGATCGCTGCCTCCATGTCGTACGAGGTAGGCTTCTTTGGTCACACGGAAACCTATACCGATGACAAGGGAGCTCTGCGACACAAGTGGCTGCCGGGTCAGCTCGTCAAGGGTGTTCCCTACGACACGCCGATACCCGGCTTCCAGACCCGCACGGTGAACCGCCTGCGGCTGTGGAAGAGTGAAGCTGTCGACAGCTTCGACCTGGCCACCTTCAACACTGGCGATTACATGGGCGCGGTGCGCGCCAAAATGGAGTCAGAGACCATCAGCAAGGTGCTGTATCCGCCAGACGAAAAGATTGAAGGCAAGCGCCTGCGGCTGATGCAGCAGTTCTTCTTCACGTCATGCTCTCTGCAGGACATGGTCTGGATGCACCTGTCACTCGGCAAACCGTTGACCGAATTCGATAAGAAGTGGACCGTGCAACTGAATGACACGCATCCGTCGATCGGCATTGCGGAGCTGATGCGGTTGCTGATCGATGAGCACGAC is a genomic window containing:
- a CDS encoding nuclear transport factor 2 family protein, producing the protein MDLRLSIPARIARALAATVVLCLVSGAVCSAYAEKTVKLKKENKRMESREIESLEENWRQALLKSDTALLEKLMGDDFLAISANGTLSDKEQYLRRLGSHANQFSRIDLMDTKVRVQPMSAVVISQARVTGQLDGHVIDGIYRYTKVYARTQGGQWRVLNFEATRVSGPHGDETDMQRGMPIEANPHGRQ
- a CDS encoding putative quinol monooxygenase; its protein translation is MISFTVRMRFAKEDRAEIRSILQNLGAASRQEPGCANYVAHTLENDPDTVLIYEQYRDAEALEAHRSSPHFEQWATNGLYRKLRERTLETLQEIV
- a CDS encoding adenylosuccinate synthase, which translates into the protein MTMKKTAVVLGAQWGDEGKGKIVDVLSERYKVVARYAGGHNAGHTVIIDGKKFVLHLIPCGVLRPGCLGIIGNGVVVDPAALLTEIRMLKDQGLPVDGQLFVSNRAQVILPYHRMIELAAENAPGRTKIGTTSRGIGPAYEDKMHRNGLRIVDLLNTQLLRTHITNACNEKNQIAHALFGTEPLNPVKIYEEYARFAEQIAPYVTDTAVLLNKAIKNGESVMFEGAQGALLDIDHGTYPFVTSSSATAGGAVIGTGVGPTTIGTVIGVTKAYVTRVGEGPFPTEDFTAAGDELRARGQEYGATTGRPRRCGWLDLPLLRYSNMINGTEWLVVTKLDVLDSLAEIPVCTHYRIDGVETDVIPADIRQFDRIEPVYTNLPGWQTSTVGAKSMEALPANAQKYLRFLEDNSGARIGMVSTGPDRNETFAVPDFDIATNAGVSA
- a CDS encoding thiamine phosphate synthase yields the protein MLRYAITDRSMFPGDEQGRREALATQAATLARDGVEYLQLREKDLSESETVALVKTIRAALTAAGGSTKLLLNGTAALAQWAGADGVHLSSTTFSQNLQTMRGLIVSASCHTIADVRRAAEFADLILFGPVFEKRVAGELVSEGVGLDLLREACAAAEGMPVFALGGVDDSNAQACVDSGAAGVAGIRMFAWCA
- the mutM gene encoding bifunctional DNA-formamidopyrimidine glycosylase/DNA-(apurinic or apyrimidinic site) lyase, which translates into the protein MPELPEVETVANGVHERVHGARIDAVTIGPHKEPLKSTPAHIEETLTGARIERVRRVGKTIVMDVAQRNCKPAQMTVHLGMTGRLLVSKRDVPMPPHTHVTLHLHDGRDVRFVDPRRFGRVGIVDDGTAYEGPGKEPLTVSLDDFVALFKGRKTPIKSALLNQSLLHGVGNIYADESLFRAGIRPKRHAGRLTRAELTKLHAALKTVLKHAIQLGGSSVSDYVDADGVRGFFQLEHRVYSRTGEPCKDCGVPIEKIVLGGRSTHFCKNCQK
- the efp gene encoding elongation factor P, which encodes MASLIDAIDVKRKMYFELEGVPYHCLDKEISTPTARGGQTLVRLKMRNLLTRAVFDKTFKADDKFKEPDLEDVEATYLYSDGDGAYFLDQTSFETLQLSNEMLGDALEFLLEGTAVQIEKFEGNPIGLQLPMHVELTVKETEPGFKGDTATGTTSKPATMETGLVMRVPSFVKEGDKIKIATEGREFAGRM